From Calonectris borealis chromosome 9, bCalBor7.hap1.2, whole genome shotgun sequence, one genomic window encodes:
- the LOC142085890 gene encoding uncharacterized protein LOC142085890 translates to MPHSCRLVVYALLGLGSLLVRGLLPPCPPACQCYDTSKVFCSEERMQEIPAGLPGNATQLFFVETALSSVRSGALGSSTTLTKLVFLNNDIQELEAGAFRGLPNLAELEVSGNPLPVVTPGVLMGLPSLSKLSLGANAIRSLQQGFFATACRLQDLRLPGNKIEALPPGIFRPLRRLQTLDLSQNILAELPAGLLVPLTALRLLKLSDNLLARVPPGVFGALGQLAELHLDGNRLEELPASAFAGLEGLRRLQLQHNALVRLAPDIFAGLPNLTVLSLEGNRLATLPSALLAGNPHLLHLSLARNRLETLPQGLFANLSALQTLALSHNAMVRLPPGVFQGLAGLAALQLSHNNLSSLPAGLLAGLPLLASLTLDHNRLARLPPGLFDANEELAHVGLADNPWACDCRLAYLLGWLQGFAEPLTHAQASCASPAALQGRSLLEVPQGQLECPGEPSIPPEEVPGEDAPGQCTYSNPEGTMSVACDATSCQRLSLRLPPPLPPQQAAGPGPAYQGTWVLRSRCGTLQVSVLVSAQSGDETTSPGLPPPP, encoded by the exons ATGCCACACTCG TGCAGGCTGGTGGTCTAcgcgctgctggggctggggtccctgctGGTGAGGGGACTGCTGCCACCCTGCCCCCCCGCCTGCCAGTGCTATGACACCTCCAAAGTCTTCTGCTCGGAGGAAAGGATGCAGGAGATCCCGGCGGGCCTGCCAGGGAACGCCACCCAGCTCTTCTTCGTGGAGACGGCCCTGAGCAGCGTCCGCAGCGGGGCCCTGGGCTCCAGCACCACCCTCACCAAGCTGGTCTTCCTCAACAACGACATCCAGGAGCTGGAGGCCGGTGCCTTTCGGGGGCTGCCCAACCTTGCCGAGCTGGAGGTGTCGGGCAACCCCTTGCCAGTGGTCACCCCGGGGGTGCTGATGGGGCTGCCCAGTCTCAGCAAGCTCTCCCTGGGTGCCAACGCCATCCGCTCCCTGCAGCAGGGGTTCTTTGCCACCGCCTGCCGCCTGCAGGATCTGCGCTTGCCAGGGAACAAGATCGAGGCACTGCCACCCGGCATCTTCCGCCCGCTCCGGCGCCTCCAGACCCTGGACCTCTCACAGAACATTCTGGCTGAGCTGCCGGCCGGGCTGCTGGTTCCCCTCACCGCCCTCCGCCTCCTCAAGCTCAGTGACAACCTGCTGGCACGGGTGCCCCCCGGCGTTTTCGGGGCACTGGGCCAGCTGGCCGAGCTCCACTTGGACGGTAACCGGCTGGAGGAGCTGCCGGCCAGCGCCTTCGCCgggctggaggggctgcggcggctgcagctgcagcacaatGCCCTGGTCAGGCTGGCCCCCGACATCTTCGCTGGTCTCCCCAACCTCACCGTCCTCAGCCTGGAGGGCAACCGCCTGGCCACCCTGCCCAGTGCCCTCCTTGCCGGCAACCCTCACCTCCTCCACCTCTCGCTGGCCCGTAACCGGCTGGAGACGCTGCCCCAGGGACTCTTTGCCAACTTGTCGGCGCTGCAGACGCTGGCGCTCTCGCACAATGCCATGGTCCGTCTGCCCCCCGGGGTTTTccaggggctggcggggctggcggcactgcagcTGAGCCACAACAACCTCTCCAGCCTGCCAGCTGGGCTACTGGCTGGGCTGCCCCTCCTGGCCTCCCTGACGCTGGACCACAACCGCCTGGCCCGCCTGCCCCCAGGGCTCTTCGATGCCAATGAGGAGCTGGCGCACGTGGGGCTGGCCGACAACCCCTGGGCCTGCGACTGCCGCCTGGCCTATCtcctgggctggctgcagggcttCGCCGAACCCCTCACGCATGCACAAGCCTCCTGCGCCAGCCCGGCCGCCCTCCAGGGACGGTCCCTGCTGGAGGTCCCTCAGGGGCAGCTGGAGTGCCCGGGAgagcccagcatccccccagaGGAGGTGCCGGGGGAGGATGCTCCGGGGCAGTGCACCTACAGCAACCCCGAGGGCACTATGAGCGTGGCCTGCGATGCCACGAGCTGCCAGCGGCTCAGCcttcgcctccctcctcctcttcctccccagcaggctgcggggccggggccagcgTACCAGGGCACCTGGGTGCTGCGCTCCCGTTGCGGCACGCTGCAGGTCAGTGTTCTCGTCTCAGCGCAGAGCGGGGATGAGACCACGTCACCAGGTCTCCCCCCTCCACCCTAG
- the LOC142085891 gene encoding uncharacterized protein LOC142085891, with product MYQHFLFLFFLSFHPRKCQDQILGEDPYEMPEDYQEVYRGTKNDVKEIPKIAKPFISEMIFVQTSITAIRKGAFRYMPNLIKILFIGNKIKTVEPGAFDSLEKLRDLEISGALLEELAVGTFQNLPSLQRLDLRDSHLRCIPKGLFDGLENLGELSLHINEIPSLPEGVFDSLVNLTFLDLARNRITTLPGDAFSKLPQLQVLRLYENELQDLPEGLLDSQPGLLELSLQRNRLRALPPMLLRSLSHLEKLLLDNNLIGVLPPQGFFGLNKLKLLTLGSNHITELPCCLFDTMPHLQELDLGRNSLATLPDGIFVNLTSLDKLILSHNQLAALPRGTFAGLSKLLDLQLDTNHLSALDNEVFASLPNLKTLNLRKNQLESVPQGLLDPLKKLSSVYLSGNPWRCDCNLCYLHSWILGNSEKVKLSTHVSCKSPPHLAGQAVSSLRDNHLICPATLPLSASFIPSLPFTSTSSQGMSTLLSPGAVPTAGPTMLSLAAFPIMALPTMLSPMAISAMLPTMPTEAFFTTPSPTMPSKAFITTPSSTVLPKASIATPSPTVLPKAPITTPSPTVLLETSINTPSPTVLPKTSINTPSPTVLPKASIATPSPTVLPKASITTPLPAVPQEVFSLCPTPSIISLQPPGATSPEPALSTLASAITPVPTSLLAATARQVPPALLAPTERSATIPWGTPSISLVSAPSTALLPPPRTAVPGMVPLASHSPSHHAPAPDRERDRATVWGLSTVGTQPTPTAPKHAPAPEGTILLPTPPVPPLPDRTSPWPASPPLAPSGRHAWGFALRSSPWHCRVALALGLAALVLQVGCTLLWGMLALLLHQATRRQDHSMLPVRLLSLQALAAPGSLEQAQAPL from the coding sequence ATGTATCAgcacttccttttccttttcttcctctcctttcatcCCCGTAAATGCCAAGATCAAATCCTGGGTGAAGATCCATATGAAATGCCCGAAGACTACCAGGAGGTCTACAGAGGGACAAAAAATGACGTCAAAGAGATCCCAAAGATTGCAAAGCCCTTCATTTCTGAGATGATCTTTGTGCAAACCAGCATCACTGCTATAAGGAAAGGTGCATTCAGGTACATGCCCAACCTGATCAAGATTTTGTTTATTGGCAACAAAATCAAGACAGTTGAACCTGGAGCCTTTGATAGTTTGGAGAAGCTGAGGGACTTGGAGATATCTGGTGCCTTGTTAGAAGAACTAGCTGTGGGCACTTTCCAAAACCTCCCAAGCTTGCAGAGGCTGGATCTGAGAGACAGCCACCTCAGATGCATTCCCAAAGGCCTGTTTGATGGGCTGGAAAATTTGGGAGAGCTTTCCCTGCACATCAATGAAATCCCTTCTCTTCCAGAAGGCGTTTTTGATTCTCTCGTCAATCTAACGTTTTTGGACCTGGCTAGAAACAGGATCACGACTCTTCCTGGGGATGCCTTTAGCAAACTCCCCCAGCTGCAAGTCCTCCGGCTGTATGAGAATGAGTTGCAGGACCTCCCAGAGGGGCTGCTAGACAGtcagccagggctgctggagctCAGCCTCCAGAGGAACAGGCTCAGGGCGCTGCCACCCATGCTCCTGAGGAGCCTGTCTCACCTGGAGAAACTCCTCTTGGACAACAACCTCATTGGGGTTCTCCCACCTCAGGGCTTTTTTGGTTTAAACAAATTGAAGCTGCTGACTCTGGGTTCAAACCACATTACGGAGCTCCCCTGCTGCCTTTTTGACACCATGCCACACCTGCAGGAGCTGGACCTGGGCAGGAACAGTTTGGCCACACTTCCAGATGGCATCTTTGTCAACCTTACATCTCTTGACAAACTCATCTTGTCCCACAACCAGCTAGCAGCTCTACCAAGAGGAACCTTCGCTGGGCTCAGCAAGCTCTTGGACCTCCAGCTGGATACAAATCATCTGTCTGCTCTGGACAATGAGGtctttgcttctctcccaaatctgAAAACCCTCAACCTTCGGAAGAACCAGCTGGAGAGTGTCCCCCAAGGTCTCTTGGACCCCCTGAAGAAGCTCAGCTCAGTGTATCTGAGTGGGAACCCATGGAGATGTGACTGCAACCTCTGCTATCTGCACAGCTGGATCCTGGGCAACAGTGAGAAGGTCAAATTGTCCACCCACGTGTCATGCAAGAGTCCACCCCACCTGGCAGGGCAAGCAGTGTCATCACTGAGGGACAACCACTTAATTTGCCCAGCTACTCTGCCTCTTTCAGCTTCTTTTATCCCATCGCTGCCATTCACCTCCACATCATCCCAAGGGATGTCAACCTTGCTGTCACCTGGAGCCGTGCCCACTGCAGGACCAACCATGCTGTCATTGGCAGCCTTTCCCATCATGGCACTGCCAACCATGCTGTCGCCTATGGCCATCTCTGCCATGTTGCCAACCATGCCAACAGAGGCTTTCTTCACCACTCCATCACCAACCATGCCATCTAAGGCCTTCATCACCACCCCATCATCAACTGTGCTGCCAAAGGCCTCCATCGCCACCCCATCACCAACTGTGCTGCCGAAGGCCCCCATCACCACCCCATCACCAACTGTCCTGCTAGAGACCTCCATCAATACACCATCACCAACCGTGCTGCCCAAGACCTCCATCAACACACCATCACCAACTGTGCTGCCAAAGGCCTCCATTGCCACCCCATCACCAACTGTGCTGCCCAAGGCTTCCATCACCACCCCATTGCCAGCTGTGCCACAAGAGGTGTTCAGCCTGTGTCCAACTCCATCCATCATAAGCCTACAGCCTCCTGGGGCCACCAGCCCAGAGCCTGCACTGTCCACTCTAGCTTCTGCCATCACACCAGTGCCAACCAGCCTGCTGGCAGCCACCGCCAGACAAGTGCCTCCTGCTCTTCTGGCACCCACAGAGAGGTCAGCCACCATCCCATGGGGGAcacccagcatctcccttgtCTCAGCCCCATCCACAGCACTCTTGCCACCCCCCAGGACTGCTGTGCCGGGCATGGTCCCGCTGGCCTCACACTCCCCGTCCCACCATGCTCCTGCACCAGACAGGGAGCGGGACCGTGCCACTGTGTGGGGCTTGTCCACAGTTGGCACCCAGCCCACTCCCACTGCCCCCAAACACGCTCCCGCCCCTGAAGGCACCATCCTGCTCCCGACGCCTCCCGTCCCCCCGCTGCCAGATCGTACGAGCCCCTGGCCGGCCTCCCCACCCCTGGCCCCCAGCGGCCGTCACGCCTGGGGCTTCGCCCTGCGGTCCAGCCCGTGGCACTGCCGGGTCGCCCTGGCCCTGGGCCTGGCCGCGCTGGTGCTGCAGGTGGGCTGCACGCTGCTGTGGGGGATGCTCGCCCTTCTCCTCCACCAAGCCACCCGCCGCCAGGACCACTCCATGCTGCCGGTGAGGCTGCTGAGTCTCCAAGCCCTGGCTGCCCCGGGGTCCCTTGAGCAAGCCCAGGCACCGCTTTGA